In Daucus carota subsp. sativus chromosome 4, DH1 v3.0, whole genome shotgun sequence, one DNA window encodes the following:
- the LOC108217392 gene encoding LOW QUALITY PROTEIN: G2/mitotic-specific cyclin-2 (The sequence of the model RefSeq protein was modified relative to this genomic sequence to represent the inferred CDS: substituted 1 base at 1 genomic stop codon) encodes MIDVDEYKARDNFPDQSLRLHYDFYLXDDEIEMVDADMDIDAGEKKDPLAEYKDDLYVYCKDVEISFCAPPNYMSSQLDINERMRRVLIDWLIEVHDKFSLRPETLYLTVNLMDRFLAVQQITRKKLQLVGVTAMLIASKYEEISAPSVEDLISITDRAFTRTEVLQMEILMVNKLQFDLSIPTVYVFVRRFLEAAKSGNEMERLAFYMIDLCLVEYQMLKFPPSMLAAAAVFTAQCTLGKAAEWSTLSEQLTDYKNHELKECSQLMVGFHRRAAAGKVTAVFRKYNSYKYGYAASAEPAHFLLDPSISSVLSSHRAAT; translated from the exons ATGATTGATGTGGATGAATATAAGGCCAGAGACAATTTTCCTGACCAGTCTTT AAGACTTCATTATGACTTTTATCTATAGGATGACGAAATCGAGATGGTAGATGCTGACATGGACATTGATGCGGGTGAAAAGAAAGATCCCCTTGCCGAGTACAAGGATGATTTGTACGTGTACTGCAAGGATGTAGAG ATTTCTTTTTGCGCTCCACCAAACTACATGAGCAGTCAACTTGATATCAATGAAAGAATGCGACGGGTTCTGATTGACTGGTTAATTGAG GTACATGACAAGTTCAGTTTGAGGCCGGAGACCCTATATTTGACTGTCAATCTGATGGACAGGTTCTTAGCTGTTCAACAAATCACAAGGAAAAAGTTGCAGCTGGTTGGGGTCACCGCAATGCTTATTGCAAGCAAATATGAAGAAATCTCAGCACCTTCTGTCGAAGATCTCATCTCGATAACTGACAGAGCCTTCACCAGAACTGAGGTTCTTCAAATG GAGATTTTGATGGTCAACAAGCTTCAGTTTGACCTTTCCATTCCAACTGTGTATGTATTTGTGAGGAGGTTCCTGGAAGCTGCCAAATCTGGCAATGAG ATGGAGCGCCTTGCATTTTATATGATCGACCTTTGCCTGGTCGAGTATCAGATGCTCAAGTTTCCACCATCTATGTTAGCAGCAGCTGCTGTTTTCACTGCGCAGTGTACTCTCGGGAAGGCAGCTGAATGGAGCACGCTGAGCGAGCAACTTACAGATTACAAGAATCATGAACTAAa GGAATGCTCGCAGCTGATGGTTGGATTTCATCGCAGGGCCGCGGCAGGCAAAGTAACAGCTGTTTTCAGGAAGTACAACTCGTACAAATATGGATATGCTGCAAGCGCAGAGCCTGCACATTTTCTGTTGGATCCTTCCATTTCATCTGTTTTGTCTAGCCATCGGGCGGCAACCTGA
- the LOC108217393 gene encoding G2/mitotic-specific cyclin-1 has protein sequence MDIGAGEKKDPLVEYKDDLYVYYKNVEISFCAPPNYMTGQYDINERMRRILIDWLIEVHDKFNLRPETLYLTVNLIDRFLAVQPIMRQKFQLVGVTAMLIASKYEEISAPAVEDLILISDRAFTRNEVLQMEILMVSKLQFHLSIPTVYVFVKRFLEAGKSGNEMERLAFYMIDLCLVEYQMLKFPPSMLAAAAVFTAQCTLGKAAEWSRLSEKITDYKNHELKECSQLMAGFHRRAAAGKVTSVFRKYNSYKYGYAASAEPAHFLLDPSI, from the exons ATGGACATTGGTGCTGGTGAAAAGAAAGATCCCCTTGTCGAGTACAAGGATGATTTGTACGTGTACTACAAGAATGTAGAG ATTTCTTTTTGTGCTCCACCAAACTACATGACCGGTCAATATGATATCAATGAAAGAATGCGACGTATTCTGATTGACTGGTTAATTGAG GTACATGACAAGTTCAATCTGAGGCCGGAGACCCTATATTTGACTGTCAATCTGATTGACAGGTTCTTAGCTGTTCAACCAATTATGAGGCAAAAGTTCCAGCTGGTTGGGGTCACCGCAATGCTTATTGCAAGCAAATATGAAGAGATCTCAGCACCTGCTGTGGAAGATCTCATCTTGATATCTGACAGAGCCTTCACCAGAAATGAGGTTCTTCAAATG GAGATTTTGATGGTCAGCAAGCTTCAGTTTCACCTTTCGATTCCAACTGTGTACGTATTTGTGAAGAGGTTCCTGGAAGCTGGCAAATCTGGCAATGAG ATGGAGCGCCTTGCATTTTATATGATCGACCTTTGCCTGGTCGAGTATCAGATGCTCAAGTTTCCACCATCTATGTTAGCAGCAGCTGCTGTTTTCACTGCGCAGTGTACTCTTGGGAAGGCAGCTGAATGGAGCAGGCTGAGCGAGAAAATTACAGATTACAAGAATCACGAACTAAA GGAATGCTCGCAGCTGATGGCTGGATTTCATCGCAGGGCCGCGGCAGGGAAAGTAACGAGTGTTTTCAGGAAGTACAACTCGTACAAATATGGATATGCTGCGAGTGCAGAACCTGCTCATTTTCTGTTGGATCCCTCCATTTGA
- the LOC108218563 gene encoding BTB/POZ domain-containing protein At2g30600, producing MMKQQKAFLTVAPFECAWRDDLRFREAGRGCVSFEAFALNDVTIVFREHVGSQQYHYKRDNSPHYTVIIGSHKNRRLKIEADGKTVVDEAGGGLCCSTAFQSYWISFYDGLISIGTGRYPFQNLAFQWLDTNPSCTVQYVGLSSWDKHVGYRNVNVMPLTQNHISLWKHVNCGKYEGEYESEGEDGTEDERRCHETWGLENFLESWELSDIFFLVGKEKRAIPAHKVILAASGNFGLSMSAKDIIELEDVTYSVLHSFLQFIYTGRTWVPVSQLSTLRTLSLHFEVNSLAKKCDEFIERFKINKRLFDSANSVEILYPSSRPHCGVSFPSGVPLDLNKLKSYYISGEYSDVEIHIEGHDLFFRSHKVLLSLWSVPFTKMFTNGMSESMSTEVCLKDVSLEAFKIMLEYMYSGEFNKENIMDIGILLLQLLLLADQFGVSALHQECCKTLLECLSEDLVCPILQVISSISSCKLIEETCERKFAMNFDYCTTSSAEFVSLDEQNFTNILQHIDLTVISEERVLNAILMWCLRAEDLHGWELVEEKILNSSPELLFGDRLQSLNKFLPLVRFSLLPHALLKKLEWSMLSKQISALDYQVKEAINFLELGMVSPGQDQKFQHRRSSFREFQYICDGDSNGVLYFAGTSYGAHQWLNPVLAKRITVTASTPVSRYTDPKVLVSRTYQGTSFAGPLIEDGKVSSWWMVDIGNDHQLICNHYTLRQDGSRAFIRSWNFQGSVDGKNWTNLRVHENDQTICKPGQFASWPVTGSNSLLPFRFFRVCLTAPTSDDTNQWSLCTCFLELYGYFR from the exons ATGATGAAGCAGCAAAAAGCGTTTCTAACGGTTGCTCCCTTTGAATGTGCCTGGCGCGATGATTTGAGGTTCAGGGAAGCTGGGAGGGGATGCGTGTCATTTGAAGCTTTTGCTCTCAATGATGTCACAATTGTTTTTCGTGAGCATGTTGGCAGCCAGCAATACCATTACAAAAGGGACAACAGTCCTCACTATACCGTGATTATTGGTAGCCATAAGAACCGTAGACTGAAAATTGAAGCAGATGGAAAAACAGTTGTTGATGAAGCAGGGGGCGGACTATGTTGCTCTACTGCATTTCAGAGTTACTGGATAAGTTTCTACGATGGGTTGATCAGCATTGGCACGGGAAGGTACCCTTTTCAGAATCTTGCTTTCCAGTGGCTTGACACAAACCCTAGTTGTACTGTACAGTATGTTGGGCTTAGTAGCTGGGATAAACATGTTGGATATCGAAACGTTAATGTAATGCCACTAACACAGAACCACATATCCTTGTGGAAGCATGTAAACTGTGGTAAATATGAAGGAGAGTATGAAAGTGAAGGTGAAGACGGAACAGAAGATGAAAGGCGGTGTCATGAAACTTGGGGCCTGGAAAATTTTCTTGAGAGTTGGGAGCTATCTGATATATTCTTCCTTGTTGGCAAGGAGAAAAGAGCAATCCCAGCTCATAAGGTTATATTAGCAGCATCTGGTAATTTTGGTTTAAGTATGTCTGCCAAAGACATTATTGAGCTTGAGGATGTAACCTATTCGGTGCTGCATTCCTTTCTTCAGTTCATTTACACAGGCCGAACATGG GTTCCAGTGTCACAACTGAGCACTTTGAGGACCCTAAGTTTGCATTTTGAAGTGAATTCACTGGCAAAGAAGTGTGATGAATTCATTGAGCGTTTCAAGATCAATAAAAGGTTGTTCGACTCAGCTAACAGCGTAGAAATATTATATCCAAGCTCTCGTCCCCACTGTGGGGTGTCCTTCCCTTCTGGAGTACCTTTAGATCTTAATAAGCTTAAAAGTTACTATATCAGTGGTGAGTACAGCGATGTGGAAATTCATATTGAAGGGCATGATCTCTTTTTCCGGTCACATAAAGTGCTACTCAGTTTATGGAGTGTCCCGTTTACAAAG ATGTTTACCAATGGAATGAGTGAAAGCATGTCAACAGAGGTTTGCTTGAAAGATGTTTCACTTGAAGCTTTCAAGATAATGCTTGAATATATGTACAGTGGGGAATTCAATAAGGAAAACATCATGGATATAGGTATCTTGCTACTCCAACTACTTCTATTGGCTGATCAGTTTGGAGTTTCTGCCCTGCATCAGGAGTGCTGCAAAACTCTGTTGGAATGCTTATCGGAG GATTTGGTCTGCCCAATCCTTCAGGTGATTTCATCCATATCATCATGCAAACTTATTGAAGAAACATGCGAGAGGAAATTTGCAATGAACTTTGACTACTGTACAACTTCAAGCGCTGAATTTGTCTCGCTAGACGAGCAGAATTTTACCAATATTCTTCAG CATATAGATTTGACAGTTATATCAGAAGAACGAGTCCTCAATGCAATTCTAATGTGGTGTTTGAGGGCAGAGGACTTGCATGGCTGGGAGTTAGTAGAGGAAAAGATATTGAATTCTTCACCTGAACTTCTTTTTGGGGACAGACTTCAGTCTTTGAATAAGTTCTTACCGCTGGTGCGCTTCTCATTACTTCCACATGCCTTGCTTAAAAAG CTCGAGTGGAGTATGCTTAGCAAACAGATTAGTGCATTAGATTATCAA GTGAAAGAGGCCATCAACTTCTTAGAACTTGGGATGGTCAGCCCAGGACAAGATCAGAA GTTTCAACATAGAAGATCTAGTTTTAGAGAGTTCCAGTACATATGTGATGGGGATAGCAACGGAGTTCTGTACTTTGCTGGTACATCTTACGGGGCACATCAGTGGCTGAATCCTGTTCTAGCCAAG AGAATTACAGTTACTGCTAGCACTCCTGTTTCAAGATACACTGATCCAAAGGTTTTGGTATCAAGGACATACCAG GGAACATCTTTTGCTGGGCCTTTGATTGAGGATGGAAAAGTCAGTTCTTGGTGGATGGTTGACATTGGAAATGACCATCAG CTCATTTGCAACCATTACACTTTAAGACAGGATGGGTCGAGGGCCTTTATAAGGAGCTGGAATTTTCAG GGATCTGTTGATGGGAAGAACTGGACAAACTTGAGAGTGCACGAGAATGACCAAACTATCTGCAAGCCTGGTCAATTTGCTTCGTGGCCTGTTACTGGTTCCAATTCCCTCCTTCCATTTAGATTTTTCAGAGTTTGTTTAACAGCACCCACAAGTGATGATACCAACCAGTGGTCACTTTGCACTTGCTTCCTGGAACTCTATGGCTATTTTCGTTGA